A part of Podarcis muralis chromosome 13, rPodMur119.hap1.1, whole genome shotgun sequence genomic DNA contains:
- the SEC61B gene encoding protein transport protein Sec61 subunit beta codes for MPGPNPSATNVGASGRSPSKAVASRAPGSTVRQRKSASCGTRSAGRTTSAGTGGMWRFYTEDSPGLKVGPVPVLVMSLLFIASVFMLHIWGKYTRS; via the exons ATG CCCGGCCCCAATCCCAGCGCCACCAACGTGGGCGCCTCCGGCCGCTCGCCCAGCAAAGCCGTCGCCTCGCGGGCCCCGGGATCCACCGTCAGGCAGAG GAAAAGTGCTAGCTGTGGAACAAGGAGTGCAGGCCGTACAACTTCTGCAGGCACTGGAGGGATGTGGAGATTTTATACAGAGGATTCCCCTGGCCTCAAAGT TGGTCCTGTTCCAGTTCTCGTTATGAGTCTCCTCTTTATTGCATCTGTATTCATGTTGCACATCTGGGGCAAATACACTCGGTCATAG
- the ALG2 gene encoding alpha-1,3/1,6-mannosyltransferase ALG2, translated as MRLPSPAPGSNPCLFPTSGGSATSPPSRLGLPRFAAPRRRLFSRAARTAESQHPHGGQAPPRPPLRRRPTWPSWRGRRVRRGAGTGGLAAMAGCAEGAEARGPSVAFLHPDLGLGGAERLVVDAAVALASRGCRVQVWTPRYDPARCFSETRGLDVRTAGGWLPRSLLGRGHALCAALRMACLALSLLLLSGEEVDVFVCDQVSACIPFLRLARIRKKILFYCHFPDQLLTKRESFLKRIYRAPLDWLEEYTTGMADCILVNSFYTAGVFKETFKSLSHINPDVLYPSLNVNVFDTVIPEDVANIVPNRKRFLFLSINRYERKKNLVLALEALHDLRGKLDAQEWKDVHLVMAGGYDEAVQENVDYYEELKAVAAKLRIDEQITFLRSFSDAQKIALLSNCTCVLYTPSNEHFGIVPLEAMYMRCPVIAVNSGGPLESVVNNKTGFLCDPVPTQFSEAMEKFVKDPALKKTMGAAGRTRVLEKFSLEAFTEKLYQYVHSLAQ; from the exons ATGCGGCTGCCCAGCCCAGCGCCTGGCTCGAacccctgccttttccccaccaGCGGGGGCAGCGCTACCTCCCCGCCGAGCAGGCTCGGGCTTCCCCGCTTTGCCGCCCCACGGCGCCGTCTTTTCTCCCGCGCTGCGAGGACGGCCGAGAGTCAGCACCCCCACGGGGGACAGGCGCCGCCGCGGCCACCCCTCCGCCGGAGGCCGACGTGGCCCTCCTGGCGCGGCCGGCGCGTGCGCAGAGGGGCCGGCACCGGCGGCTTGGCGGCCATGGCGGGTTGCGCTGAGGGCGCTGAGGCGCGGGGCCCGTCGGTGGCCTTCCTGCACCCGGACCTGGGCCTGGGCGGCGCGGAGCGGCTGGTGGTGGACGCGGCCGTGGCGCTGGCGTCGCGGGGCTGCCGCGTGCAGGTGTGGACGCCCCGCTACGACCCGGCGCGCTGCTTCTCGGAGACGCGCGGGCTGGACGTGCGCACGGCGGGCGGCTGGCTGCCCCGGAGCCTCCTGGGAAGGGGCCACGCGCTCTGCGCCGCCCTCCGCATGGCCTGCCTGGCCCTCAGCCTCCTGCTGCTCAGCGGGGAGGAGGTCGACGTCTTCGTCTGCGACCAG GTATCTGCATGCATTCCATTTCTCCGTCTTGCCCGCATCCGTAAGAAGATTTTGTTTTACTGTCACTTCCCTGATCAGCTGCTGACCAAGAGGGAATCGTTTCTTAAACGTATCTACAGAGCTCCACTGGACTGGTTGGAAGAGTATACTACTGGCATGGCAGACTGTATTCTTGTCAACAGCTTTTACACAGCCGGTGTTTTCAAAGAAACCTTCAAATCCTTATCTCACATAAATCCAGATGTCTTGTACCCTTCTTTGAATGTCAACGTGTTTGATACGGTTATTCCTGAAGATGTAGCTAACATAGTTCCCAACAGGAAGAGATTCTTGTTTCTTTCCATCAATAGGTATGAAAGGAAGAAGAATCTAGTATTGGCATTAGAGGCTTTGCATGACCTTCGGGGTAAACTTGATGCTCAGGAGTGGAAGGATGTTCACTTGGTTATGGCTGGTGGTTATGATGAAGCAGTTCAAGAAAACGTGGACTATTATGAAGAACTGAAAGCAGTTGCTGCCAAGCTTCGCATTGATGAGCAGATCACATTCTTAAGATCTTTCTCTGATGCACAGAAGATAGCTCTTCTTAGTAACTGCACATGTGTGCTGTATACACCAAGTAACGAACACTTTGGCATAGTTCCTTTAGAAGCTATGTACATGAGATGCCCAGTCATCGCAGTAAATTCAGGGGGACCTTTGGAATCGGTTGTAAACAATAAGACGGGTTTCTTGTGTGATCCTGTTCCAACCCAGTTTTCAGAAGCCATGGAGAAATTTGTGAAAGACCCTGCTTTAAAGAAGACAATGGGAGCTGCTGGGAGAACTAGAGTTCTAGAAAAGTTTTCACTGGAAGCATTCACTGAAAAGCTGTATCAATACGTTCATAGCTTAGCACAATAA